Part of the Ictalurus furcatus strain D&B chromosome 19, Billie_1.0, whole genome shotgun sequence genome, cCTCCTTGTACATTGACTTTAGTGGataataaagactttactcctacacttacttcctgtcccaGTCTTGATTTGTAACAATTATTAAATGAGCATATTACAGTTATTCAGTTTATTGTTACATAAGCATGATTTTTGATCCCAACCACATGGTTACATCAACCATTTTCAATTTGTTTGGAGGTGTGGTCAAAGATCTGACATTACCACATAAAAAGTGTAAATGTGTCTGATTTCTACAGGTATTCATATGCTGTCTTAACTGGACCAGGTCTAAGCTTAAAAAGTATAGACTTTCTTACAAATGTActtgaataaaatatataatttattgatATGTATTTTTCTTGTTAGTTAAATGCAAGTaagatatttaacaaatataattattatttgataaagtttgttttttgtatgttCCTTGCCAGGTTATATTACCAGATGACATCTGACATGACCTCTGTGCCACCTGCACCCTctgaaaatgcaacatttatTCGCCCTTCCACTTTTTATATAAATGGCTTTTATGATATTCCACACACAAAGTACTTCTATGCCTTTCTCTGCATTGTCTATGCTGTCACAGTTTTAGGGAATTCTTTTATAATGTGCACCATCTATCTAGCACGTAGCCTCCATACAGCAAAGTACATTGTTGTGTTTAACTTGGCTCTTTCTGATTTGGGTGGCAGCTCTGCTCTTATTCCAAAGCTTATTGATACTTTTCTGTTTGAGAATCAGGTCATATCATATGAAGCCTGTCTGGCAAacatgttttttgtcttattcttTATGACCGTGCAGTCTCTTACTCTGCTTGTTATGGCGTATGACAGAGTAGTTGCTATATGTTTTCCATTAAGGTATAATGTCATTGTCACCAAAGCAGCAATGACTTTAATCATTGTTATTACCTGGATTTTCTCTATAACTATCATTGCACTCCTTGTAGCTCTGATTACCAGACTGTCCTTCTGTAGATCTGTAATTATCAACAGCTATTTCTGTGCTCATGGGCCTATCTATATTTTAGCTtgtaatgattattttataaatcGTGTCATGGCTACAGTCTGTATTGTTGTGCTGGATTGTGTTCCATTTCTGTTAATAATTGTCTCATATATTTGTATTGGCATTGCCTTGATGAATATCTCACATGGTTTGGAGCGGAAGAAAGCTATGAAAACCTGTACTTCCCACCTTATTTTGGTGGCTTTATTTTATCTCCCGTTTTTAGGCACCAGTATAACATCTCTTACATCATCTATAAATACCAATGACAGGATAATAAATTCTGCACTGACACAGATTATTCCCCCCATGTTAAACCCCATTATATACACTTTAAAGACAGAGGAGGTCATGCACGCCTCTAAAGTGCTCTACAAACGAGTCAAAGTGTTAGTGATACGTGGCATGCCCAGTGGACAGGTAATTCACCCAAGGGTAGGAGTTGGGAGTAAAAAGTAATTTCATTCAACTATAATAACATATGTTTCATAAAATACTTAGTTTACTTAAAGCACTGAAGTTGTCTTGTACAAATGAAAATTCTAATATGTTGTGAATTATCTTTGATGACTTATTTCTATTCATTAGCAGATATCACAATGTTTAGTTTGGCCTTAAAGCAGCACCTAATGTGTGGGCTCGGGAAAAAAAGGTGTTGGTGCAGCTCATTATTTGAGCCTTTAAAGAGACCTGTCTAATGCATTACAGATGTGAAGAATAAATGTCTTGACAAtgatgtgtttaaaaaacatattGCTTTTTCTTGatttagatttttctttttcgtaTTTGTTTAGATACTTATTCCATTCAAATAGCTCTAATGGAAATGTTTGCAGTTTGTTTGAATTCCTGCGATTTTTAAGGTATATTAATAATGGACTACTCGCCagctgttcatttaaaaatgtattttggtaCAAATTTTCCACTCATATCAGACGACCACATTTTGTAAACACATTAGTTAGCAACAGTCCCCTTTCTACCAGTCAATACAATACAGTAGTTCAAGAATATTATAATGGTGTATTGTCTGCTCGAGCctctttatcatttaaaatgccCCTTTTTCTAATAGATGTAAGAGgcaatattataattttataaaagaattttgacaaaactattttgaaaaaatcatttgagatacatttttatttatacacaaagaTAGTCTCTTCTTGCCGATATTTTGCTGAGATTTTCCATTTCATAAACTACTAGTAATCCAAATTCGTGAATACACCCATCTGTTATGGGTTGCATGACAATTAATTTTAACTGGTTGATCAGTAGTTAAAAAAGGTTGTTATGAAGTCAGCCAGCAGAAGCTGTTTCAGGGTATCACTGTTTTATGCtaattttactatttatttgCAGTTAAATGTGGATAAatgacagcaaagaaaacatCAGTCCACAGTTCAATTAACAGCCATACACAGACTttgaaatactgtacatttccagtttcagtgcttctTTAGGCTATAGTTAAAgtatagacaaaaaataaacttagtcaagaaaaaaatgtcaacattgaatgtgtaaaataatacaaCAGTTGACAATTAACTGTGGAACATTAACTTAAGTTATGAATCAGGACTGTTCTTGTGACATGTTCAGGAGCAGGTGGTCCGATATAAAGCTGTTGGGGCAAAAAACTGGCATTCAGCATCTGGGCCATCTGGTTTAAATGGAGATTTATTCACTTGTTCATTTAATTCACCAATTAATTagtaattgctttatcctggtcagtgtgattacttattatgtttatattattatgtttgaaaattctcatttcatttgaaattattgtgaatgcatgtgaaaaataactaaaactaaaaaataaaagaaatgaaatgcagCACTAAGCAGGAATATGATGGTCACACAACTGAACCATAAAATCTTGATCTATTCTGAAATATGTATAGACTAATGAAGTGCATTTACTGTAACTTGCTTTATATAACATCTGCTTGCATCTCTTTACCATCTACCTTGACTAGTCAACAGCTCCCCACAGCAGCAACTACTGAATGCATTAGTCAACTAATCTCATTAATTCCAAACAGGCAGGAGCCACACTTGATTCCACCTGTTCAATTAGTTGATCTTGACCCACCaagccctttccagataagattggacatccATGATAGTttggctgaattaaaaaaaaaaaaaaaaaaaaagtcttatctATACAGTACAGTTGAAGCCTAaatgtcacgaatcgtgacggagcagagataggacggatgcaagtgctggatgaacagttgtttatttgaaagagagacaggcagacaaatccaaaacgtgatccaaaacgtaatccgcaaacatgcaagaggtcaggcgattggcaaacaggcatacacggggcaaggctggaatctaggtcgtggtcacgaaaaacagggtcgataaacaaaacgagaaacgaactatgacgaggaactggaagcggataatccagcgcgaactaactctaaacatggaacgtgactatgactattatacgaactaaactaactctaaacatggaccgtgaccatgactacgatacgaactaaactaactatatgatattaatcttccgcgttgtgtgctgggaggcgcgcggtatatatgcggacataatcagcgtctaaactgctagcagctgagagcaattcagacccacgtgaaatcccagccaatgacagaacagggaggagacatgacagaaacataaacaaaacacacgtgtccagatgtcattacggtcaacaacggaaaagcaggtgcttgcgcattcgcgcttagagcacgctgcttcaagggggaatcatgacagaacccccccaaaggcacactcctcccggagtgccatgagtcatcccatttaattggcggacccggccccctggactgaatgtcccaggcagagccaggaaactgcacggtgttcttggcggtgcagggaagcggagcgacgtcctcggcgtagcagggaagcagagcgacatccacagccgggcaggcaggctgagcaaagtccttggcggagcatgaaggcagcgcgacgtcctcggcggagcatgaaggcagagcgacgtcctcggcggagcatgaaggcagagcgacatcctcggcggagcatgaaggcagagcgacatccagagccgggcaggcaggctgagcgaagtcctcggcggagcatgaaggcagagcgacgaccacagcagggcaggcagactgagcgaagtcctcggcggagcatgaaggcagagcaacatccacagccgaactggaaggcagagcgaagtcccctgtaaggccagggagaggagcgtgggtctccgtgcggccagggagaggagcgtgggtctcctcgaagcagtaggggggaccgacgtttgccatggagccggaaggctgagcgacgtccacagctgaacaggcgggctgagcgacgacctcagctgaacaggcgggctgagcgacgtcctcagctgaacaggcgggctgagcaacgaccacagctgaacagggaggccgagcgacgcccacagctgaacagggaggctgaggctctgaggtcaccaggtgaaccttgggcatagGCGGCGCTTgactggccgtgtcagcagactcgggcgcgagcggagcttggctggccgtgtcagcagactcgggcgcgggcggagcttggctggccgtgtcagcagactgtggcgcgggcggagcttggctgtgtgcgtgtcagcagactggggcgcgagcggaacttggctgtgtgtgtcagcagactggggcgtgagcagaacttggctgtgcgtgtcagcagaccgtggcgtgagcagaacttggctgtgcgtgtcagcagactggggcgtgagcagaacttggctgtgcgtgtgagtagtcttgggcgtgggctgaacttggctgtgcgtgtcagcagactggggcgtgagcagcatttggtcattaggctgagatattagcagagcttggtcaactggatcagcaggcttggacgtgagctcagggacatgagacttggcttggacctcagggacgggaggcttggcttggacctcagggacgggaggcttggcttggacctcagggacgggaggcttggcttggacctcagggacgggaggcttgacttggacctcagggacgggaggcttgacttggacctcagggacgggaggcttgacttggacctcagggacgggaggcttaacttgggcttcagagcctggaggcttgacttgggcttcagagcctggaggcttgacttgggcttcagagcctggaggcttgacttggacttggactttagggacttgagacttgagttggatttcagagttgagctctgcatgaagttgcttgtagtagtgggtaaacggcagggcaggttcgcctgccagacttacccccctgagaagttgttctagctcgtccttcgcctccggactcccgaatcgcatcatgaattcccccacaaactgttctatgctgtccaggttcctacagtgcttatccagtttgagctgcacccattgacgggccggtccaaagaaccgggaccacatgaatcggagccagtgcttctcctctggcttagggtctgacaggctggagaaatagaaTTGACAATCTACCAGGAAATATtctggggcaccgaaaaatccgtcaaatggatcaggaagctccataaatgtccattgtggcaAGTGGACTCAGTCCATAGCtgggacggttggcgtcgacttccgggttctgcgtctcctccgttctcctgctgcatccatgtttcggcggaagattctgtcacgaatcgtgacggagcagagataggacggatccAAGTgctggatgaacagttgtttatttgaaagagagacaggcagacaaatccaaaacgtgatccaaaacgtaatccgcaaacatgcaagaggtcaggcgattggcaaacaggcatacacggggcaaggctggaatctaggtcgtggtcacgaaaaacagggtcgataaacaaaacgagaaacgaactatgacgaggaactggaagcggataatccagcgcgaactaactctaaacatggaacgtgactatgactattatacgaactaaactaactctaaacatggaccgtgaccatgactacgatacgaactaaactaactatatgatattaatcttccgcgttgtgtgctgggaggcgcgcggtatatatgcggacataatcagcgtctaaactgctagcagctgagagcaattcagacccacgtgaaatcccagccaatgacagaacagggaggagacatgacagaaacataaacaaaacacacgtgtccagatgtcattacggtcaacaacggaaaagcaggtgctcgcgcattcgcgcttagagcacgctgcttcaaggagGAATCATGACACTAAAGTGGTCATACACCTAGGTTAAAGATATTCAAAATGTTCAAATCTCTGTTATTCAACTCACTTCATGTAATTCCATACCGTacatttcttttggcaagtCATTTAGTTAATCTACTTTCTTCACATCAGACGTAATTTTAAAACCACCAattagagacagatttattttatctttaatttgctaaattttaattacagttggtcaaatattacatacagtatctcacaaaagtgagtacacccctcacatttttgtaaatatttgattataacttttaatgtgacaacactgaagaaatgacactttgctgcaatgtaaagtagtgagtgtacagcttgtgtaacagtgtaaatttgctgtcccctcaaaataactcaacacacagccattaatgtctaaaccgctggcaacaaaagtgagtacacccctaagtaaaaatgtcaaatatttcaaatatcaaatatttacaaaaatgtgaggggtgtactcacttttgtgagatactgtatatacatatatacatacatatatacatatttatttatttatttatttattttttagtactTTTTAACTACTTCCAATt contains:
- the LOC128623653 gene encoding olfactory receptor 1-like; this encodes MFLARLYYQMTSDMTSVPPAPSENATFIRPSTFYINGFYDIPHTKYFYAFLCIVYAVTVLGNSFIMCTIYLARSLHTAKYIVVFNLALSDLGGSSALIPKLIDTFLFENQVISYEACLANMFFVLFFMTVQSLTLLVMAYDRVVAICFPLRYNVIVTKAAMTLIIVITWIFSITIIALLVALITRLSFCRSVIINSYFCAHGPIYILACNDYFINRVMATVCIVVLDCVPFLLIIVSYICIGIALMNISHGLERKKAMKTCTSHLILVALFYLPFLGTSITSLTSSINTNDRIINSALTQIIPPMLNPIIYTLKTEEVMHASKVLYKRVKVLVIRGMPSGQVIHPRVGVGSKK